A section of the Octopus bimaculoides isolate UCB-OBI-ISO-001 chromosome 17, ASM119413v2, whole genome shotgun sequence genome encodes:
- the LOC106877393 gene encoding abl interactor 2: MATMEGHFSMEELYANELPSAVEELGKNYENLRQVADYCDIHYKEIESSGEALVKTRNYVNHSLACVAGQIGTAADKFLQLLDEENKRIDEAAAIISELTSLTAFHEQKISRRCIAQLLCKKGQSHVVPSGKGIIVYPSKLQKSAQYKRAPIDYSALDDIGNGVKIETQYGPTISIHTYARGLNRNSSLKGRSSKSQPSGYATISHSGVYSQYRVTGQPLLNSSSSQPSIYKSIAPPVAPVSPVRRSKLIYATQRSASVDINRDIFTDSLLRKNRSHSVAPDYDRQVNRMSNLSLEANWQPSVRHTAPTENPPPPPSLAALWTQAPIATEEDNDFDDTLPPPPLPSLQPSQLQNPQAEDLAYPPPSPLYPSVSDLPETTSQSYENQGLYQTTGMYMMKTQEPENYIEKVIAVYDYTANEPDELTFNENAVIYVLQKNENGWWDGILNGEQGVFPCNYVEPCV, encoded by the exons ATGGCTACAATGGAGGGGCATTTCAGTATGGAGGAACTGTATGCTAATGAGCTCCCCAGTGCTGTTGAAGAACTTGGCAAAAACTACGAGAATCTGAGACAAGTGGCTGACTACTGTGACATTCATTATAAAGAG ATAGAAAGTTCTGGTGAGGCTCTGGTGAAGACCCGTAACTATGTGAACCATTCTTTAGCCTGCGTTGCAGGCCAGATTGGAACTGCAGCTGATAAGTTTCTTCAACTTCTTGATGAGGAGAACAAACGAATTGATGAGGCAGCAGCCATTATCAGTGAACTCACATCA TTAACAGCATTCCATGAACAGAAGATTAGTCGTCGATGTATTGCCCAATTACTGTGTAAAAAGGGCCAATCTCATGTTGTGCCCAGTGGTAAGGGTATCATTGTGTACCCTTCTAAATTGCAGAAATCTGCTCAATACAAGAGAGCTCCCATAGATTATTCTGCATTAGACGATATTGGTAATGGTGTGAAG ATAGAAACACAGTACGGTCCCACAATCAGTATTCATACGTATGCTCGAGGCCTGAATCGAAACTCAAGCCTGAAGGGTCGCAGTTCCAAATCCCAACCTTCAGGTTATGCAACCATCAGCCATTCAGGTGTCTATTCTCAATACAGGGTGACTGGTCAACCTTTACTTAATTCCAGTTCTTCACAGCCATCCATTTACAAATCCATAGCACCCCCTGTTGCCCCTGTATCTCCTGTTCGAAGGTCTAAATTGATTTACGCCACCCAACGCAGTGCCTCAGTGGACATCAATAGAGACATTTTCACAGACTCTCTACTCAGAAAAAACAGAAGCCATTCAGTGGCACCGGATTATG ACAGGCAGGTGAACAGAATGTCAAATTTATCACTGGAAGCCAACTGGCAACCATCAGTACGACACACTGCTCCAACTGAaaatcccccaccaccaccttctctAGCTGCACTTTGGACTCAAGCTCCAATTGCTACTGAAGAAGACAATGACTTTGATGATACCttgccaccaccacctttaccatCACTACAGCCATCACAGTTACAAAACCCACAAGCAGAGGACTTAGCCTACCCACCACCCAGTCCACTATACCCATCAGTATCAGATCTTCCAGAAACTACATCACAGTCGTATGAAAACCAAGGGTTGTACCAGACCACAGGCATGTACATGATGAAAACCCAGGAACCAGAAAATTACATAGAAAAGG TGATTGCCGTATATGATTACACTGCCAACGAACCAGATGAATTGACATTTAATGAGAATGCTGTTATCTATGTGTTGCAGAAAAACGAAAATGGATGGTGGGATGGCATATTAAATGGTGAACAAGGTGTCTTTCCATGCAACTACGTAGAACcatgtgtgtga
- the LOC106877394 gene encoding uncharacterized protein LOC106877394: MEDTHISNDYEYADMNFTDMEPHPVTLSGMFLASLISAIIMFLFNGFLLFVIVQDRCSYRKAKCLASLNYILNYAFFALFYYFYTVHIHMYPDMPRSSCAFIIFLYLVLEDGTKYFTFPICIDFIVQHFMPNQHQKRKFIYFQLILIGGIWGVIFLKEIALSSSQPENEIPFCIVMLSDVIIWSQLICTILFLCAIVVCLSLLLYIAIRNEEKPWKSFNVLGAVAVISVLLIVVHVISMSSTITMLAFIDSNGNNNHLAKTSSIVHFIGSLLIPFAWLCDGAIRQSIWKLFTGKRSTPENQTVHELTTEID, from the coding sequence ATGGAGGACACGCATATCTCTAACGATTATGAATACGCAGATATGAATTTTACAGATATGGAACCACATCCAGTAACACTCTCCGGGATGTTTTTGGCTTCCTTAATTTCTGCCATCATCATGTTCCTGTTCAATGGATTCCTACTGTTTGTCATTGTTCAAGATCGTTGCTCTTACAGAAAAGCAAAATGCCTAGCTTCCTTAAACTATATACTCAACTATgcgttttttgctttgttttactaCTTCTATACGGTGCATATCCATATGTATCCAGATATGCCACGCAGTAGTTGtgcttttatcatatttttataccTCGTGCTGGAAGATgggacaaaatatttcacatttccGATCTGTATCGATTTCATAGTGCAACATTTCATGCCCAATCAACATCAAAAAcggaaattcatttattttcagttaattttaattgGCGGTATATGGGGTGTAATATTTCTTAAAGAGATTGCTCTCTCTTCTAGCCAACCAGAAAACGAGATTCCTTTCTGTATAGTTATGCTGTCAGACGTTATAATATGGAGTCAGCTAATTTGTACGATATTGTTCCTTTGTGCTATTGTCGTCTGCCTCAGTTTGCTACTGTATATTGCTATCAGAAACGAAGAGAAACCTTGGAAATCATTCAACGTGCTGGGTGCGGTGGCGGTAATCAGTGTTCTTCTAATTGTAGTACACGTAATATCTATGTCGTCCACCATCACAATGTTAGCTTTCATTGACTCCAACGGCAACAACAACCATCTTGCAAAAACGTCTTCTATCGTTCATTTCATAGGATCGTTATTGATACCGTTCGCTTGGCTCTGTGACGGTGCCATACGACAGAGTATATGGAAACTATTTACCGGAAAGCGCTCAACACCGGAGAACCAAACCGTGCACGAATTGACCACCGAAATTGACTGA